In Candidatus Neomarinimicrobiota bacterium, the sequence CTGGATCGGGCTGGCCTTCGTCTAAGTGCCGGTTATCACGTTGGAACTCTCGCCGCTGACCGCTGGACGCTCAATGATCTCGTGCGTATCATTGCACCCAGTAAGAGCAACTTCAATGCCCTGGCCGTACGGGTTATGCTCTATCTAGGGATATAATAGAGGCTCCCCATGGGGGTCGCTGGCCCGCATTAGTTCTCCTTTAGACGAGGTATTGCCCGATGCCTGTGGGACGACTTTGACATCCATTAAAAATGATAGAATGAAATCTGATGAGTAAGAAACGTATTCTGATCCTCGCTGTTGCCTTCGGTGTGATTCTGTTCAGCCTGTCAGGCACCAATCTCAGGTCTCAGCCTCCGCAGGGCACCAGCGATCTCTACCGGAAATTGAACACCCTCCAGGAAATCATCAGTCTGGTGAACGAGAACTATGTGGACCTGGTGGAATGGGACAAGGTCATGGAGGGGGCCTTCGATGGGTTGCTGGAACGCCTCGATCCGCATTCCACCTACATCCCCAAGGAGCGGTTCGAATCCATTCAGGAGCTGTTCGTAGGCAAGTTCCAGGGCATCGGCATCGAATTTGACATCATCGACGATTGGATTACGGTTATCGCTCCGGTGATCGGGAGTCCTTCGGAACGGGTAGGTCTGCGGCCGGGGGATAAGATCGTAGAGATCGACGGGGAATCCGCCTATAAGTTCACTCAGGAGCAAGTCGTGAAAACCCTGCGGGGACCTAAAGGTACCTCGGTGAACCTGAAAGTTCGGCGGCCCGGGCAGGAAAAACCCATCGCGTTCACCATCATACGCGACGATATACCCCTCTATAGTGTCCTGGCTTCCATCATGCTGGATCAGAAGACCGGTTATATTCTCATCAATCGTTTCTCAAGCACCACTGCCGAAGAGGTTGAAGCTGCCCTGCGTGAGCTGGAAGCTCAGGGTATGACGCAACTGCTCATCGACCTTAGAAACAACAGCGGTGGCTATCTGGAACAAGCGGTGGAAGTTGTGGACAAGTTCGTGGGCGTTGAGGATACTCTCGTGTTCACCCTGGGCCGAGGATCGCGGGTAGATCAAGTCCATTTGGCTCACCAGGCCGGGACTCATCCCCGATACCCGATCATTGTCCTTATCAACCGGGGATCGGCCAGCGCTAGTGAGATCGTGGCAGGCGCACTTCAGGACCTT encodes:
- a CDS encoding S41 family peptidase yields the protein MSKKRILILAVAFGVILFSLSGTNLRSQPPQGTSDLYRKLNTLQEIISLVNENYVDLVEWDKVMEGAFDGLLERLDPHSTYIPKERFESIQELFVGKFQGIGIEFDIIDDWITVIAPVIGSPSERVGLRPGDKIVEIDGESAYKFTQEQVVKTLRGPKGTSVNLKVRRPGQEKPIAFTIIRDDIPLYSVLASIMLDQKTGYILINRFSSTTAEEVEAALRELEAQGMTQLLIDLRNNSGGYLEQAVEVVDKFVGVEDTLVFTLGRGSRVDQVHLAHQAGTHPRYPIIVLINRGSASASEIVAGALQDLDRGLVVGETSFGKGLVQRQWRLSDGSALRVTVGRYYTPSGRLIQRPYGKGIDEYYQDLIDRSADPLVQDSILATLPRYRTRAGRVVYGGGGIMPDESLPWSLKLTDQTIRLMNHPERLFFQYAELKAMELTGRYPDVGAFIVGYQPGDAERKELAEWLQKRGQEIEEEPLESDWEYIANVLASEVAGLLWDREALYHVRLELDNQVQAALKLFGQAQDLLALR